A window of Vigna unguiculata cultivar IT97K-499-35 chromosome 4, ASM411807v1, whole genome shotgun sequence contains these coding sequences:
- the LOC114182730 gene encoding silicon efflux transporter LSI2-like: MALASIPKLVLGSVAFAIFWMLAVFPAVPFLPIGRTAGSLLGAMLMVIFQVISPDQAYEAIDLPILGLLFGTMVVSVYLERADMFKYIGKLLSWKSRGAKDLLFRICVISAVSSALFTNDTACVVLTEFILKIAKQHNLPPHPLLLALATSANIGSAATPIGNPQNLVIAVEGKISFGQFLIGVLPAMVVGVVMNDLILMVMYWRVLSIQKDEEDPLASHAAEEEVNSHHFSPATMSHFSSLNSEQWNTRMENFNLPSSPHVQTLRNRSVVGDGEIDRVLSNTLDSTRNSNASKEETNGMSYETREETTSPSKTDAKGVKPVVETVLNTLEVKENLSVRWRYILWKSCVYIITLGMLVAMLLGLNMSWSAISAALALVVLDFQDAGPSLEKVSYSLLIFFCGMFITVDGFNKTGIPGALWEVMEPYSRVDRASGIAILALVILILSNVASNVPTVLLLGGPVAASAAAISQESEKKAWLILAWASTVAGNLSLLGSAANLIVCEQARRTPNIAYTLTFWNHLKFGLPSTLVITAIGLTLIR, translated from the exons ATGGCATTGGCATCTATTCCAAAACTAGTGCTTGGATCCGTTGCCTTTGCAATCTTTTGGATGCTAGCAGTTTTTCCTGCTGTGCCATTCCTTCCCATTGGAAGAACTGCAGGGTCGTTGTTAGGTGCAATGTTGATGGTCATATTCCAAGTTATTAGTCCAGATCAAGCATATGAAGCAATCGATCTTCCAATTCTAGGTCTACTTTTCGGCACAATGGTAGTTAGTGTTTACCTGGAAAGAGCTGACATGTTCAAATACATAGGAAAATTGCTTTCTTGGAAAAGCAGAGGAGCAAAGGACTTACTCTTCAGAATTTGTGTGATTTCTGCTGTTTCAAGTGCTCTTTTCACCAACGACACTGCTTGTGTTGTTCTCACAGAATTCATATTGAAAATCGCAAAGCAACACAACCTCCCACCACACCCTTTGTTGCTTGCACTTGCCACAAGTGCTAACATTGGCTCTGCAGCAACTCCAATTGGGAACCCTCAAAACCTTGTCATAGCAGTTGAGGGTAAAATTTCATTTGGGCAATTTCTGATTGGTGTTCTTCCAGCTATGGTTGTAGGGGTTGTAATGAATGATTTGATTCTCATGGTCATGTATTGGAGGGTGTTGTCTATTCAAAAGGATGAAGAGGATCCACTAGCAAGTCATGCAGCAGAGGAAGAGGTTAATTCTCATCACTTTTCCCCAGCCACAATGTCTCATTTTAGCTCACTCAACTCTGAACAGTGGAATACACGCATGGAAAATTTCAATCTTCCGAGTTCCCCTCACGTTCAGACTCTAAGAAACCGATCGGTAGTGGGTGATGGTGAAATCGACAGGGTTCTCAGTAACACGTTGGATTCCACGAGAAACTCAAATGCATCAAAGGAGGAGACAAATGGTATGAGTTATGAGACACGTGAGGAAACTACTAGTCCTTCAAAAACTGATGCGAAAGGGGTTAAACCAGTTGTGGAAACTGTCTTGAACACTTTAGAAGTAAAGGAGAATTTGAGTGTAAGATGGAGATATATACTATGGAAGTCGTGTGTTTACATAATCACATTGGGAATGTTGGTTGCAATGCTTCTTGGTTTGAATATGTCATGGAGTGCTATTTCAGCTGCTCTAGCTTTGGTTGTTCTTGATTTCCAAGATGCTGGACCATCCTTAGAAAAG GTTTCTTATTCACTGTTGATATTCTTTTGTGGAATGTTCATAACAGTAGATGGTTTCAATAAAACTGGAATTCCAGGTGCTCTTTGGGAGGTTATGGAACCTTATTCTCGAGTTGACCGTGCTAGTGGAATAGCAATACTTGCTCTGGTTATACTTATCTTATCAAATGTGGCTTCTAATGTTCCAACTG tTCTATTACTCGGAGGACCGGTTGCAGCCTCAGCTGCTGCAATCTCGCAAGAAAGTGAAAAGAAAGCATGGTTGATACTGGCTTGGGCAAGCACAGTTGCAGGAAACTTGTCACTTCTAGGATCAGCAGCAAACTTAATAGTGTGTGAACAAGCTCGCCGTACTCCTAACATTGCATACACTTTAACTTTCTGGAACCATCTCAAATTTGGTCTTCCTTCAACTCTCGTAATCACTGCTATTGGTTTGACACTCATAAGATga